In Methanomassiliicoccales archaeon, the genomic window CATCATTTCCATGGGCTGTAACAATCACAGGAACTTTGATTTTCTGCTTTAGTAGTATGCTTGCATAGCCGCTCGGCCATGTGAAATGTGCGTGGATTAGATCAAATTCAAGCTTCTCACGTTTAATAATCCTCAATGCAGCTTTAAAGAAGCTGTCACCGAGACGTTTTCTAAAGAACTCTACGGGAGCGTGGAAGAACCGGGGATAGTAGACTCTAACGTTATCATACTCGTAATCGCGGAGGTTTCTGTTAGGCCCCCATGGTTGAGGTGAGATAACATAAACATTTTCGAAATAGTCCTTTAAATATCTCACCTGCTCCTTAACGAATATTCCTCCATAGTGTCTGTTTTCTGTATCTGGGTAAGAGTTAGTGATTATCAGAAGTTTTTTCATAAATTCTCACCATTTTCTTTTCTTCGTTCTTCCAGTTCCATTTTTTAGCGATCTTGGCTGGATTGAACTTAATCTTTTTATTCCTGATTAAATCAAGAACCTGTTTTAGATTACCTGATTCCAGTTTTTTAACGGCAACCCCACATCGGTATTCTTCCACAAAATCTTCCATTAAGGAATCTGCATTTACGATACTCGGTACACCCACCATTGCAGCTTCAAAAACCTTTATCGCAATACCTCTTTTTACGTTCTCCCTTGGGGGATACCATGCAAAAATGACATCACAGAGCTTGTAGTAGTTTGGAATCAACTTGTAATCAACATGCCCAACGAACTCAACGTTTATTTCTGGGTACTCCTTCTGTACGAGTTTTTTTAATTTCTCGGTGCTCTTACCTTCTCCAACGAATAAGATGTTGTACATGTTTTGTTTATCCTTCACTGCCTCAAATAGTGAAATAAAGTTTGATACAGTTCTTTGACCACCTATAAATCCAATTGTGAATTTTTTTGATTTCCTTAGTTTTAGATTTGGATAATCTAGAAAAACATCAAGATCAGGGACGTTCCATATCGTTATGATTTTTTCCGGAAAAATTCCGTGCTTGATATAGTACTCCCGTAGCCCCTCATGTTCCCCCCCGATAGACTGGGTAGCGGCTATCAAAATATCAGGATACCTTGCCATAATGAGATCGAGCTTCTTGATGAGTTCCTCAAAAACACTTTTTTTCCCTTCTATAGAGAAAAAAGTGAAGTAGAGGTCATGTACATCATAAACCCACATAACTTTTTTCTTGAGTTTTTTGAAGAGAAACCCTAACACAGCAGTATCAAAATCATGAGTATGTATGGCATCTGGCTTCAACTTTAAAATAACTCTAAAAGCATTTAGGTAAAATAGTGGGAGCTTCAACGCCATCAACGGCCCGTATCCTGCTTTGGGACCAACACGAATAACCCTAAAGCCTTCAATAACTTCTTCTTTAGGGTACTTCCCCTCCCTGTCCCACGCAATGATGTAAACTTCGTGTCCATGCTTGGCTAGACTTTTTGCTTCTTTATAAACCCTTGGATCGGGTTTGAAGGGATTTGTAACAGTCATTACTATCCTCATTTCATCACCTATAGGCCCTCTTTCCAAGCAACAACCCAGCTATAAATCCAAAGCTTATTAAGTTATGGAAGAGCCACATTACCGGAGGAAGTGCAAGAGCATCGGCGTTTTTTGTTCTTCGCCATAGCCTAAAACCCTCACCGAAAAGTAAAAGCCAGTAAAGGATAAATGGCCACATTAAAATGCTCCACAAAGGAATTAACATTTCAAACCCTAGAAACCCTATAGGAAAAATCCACAGGGGAGAGAAATAGCCTTTTCTTATTGCCATGCTTTTAACCGCACCATAGTTGAAGCTCTGCTTTAAGAATCCTTTCCACGTTGAGCGGGCGAAGTAGTAGCTTACAATCTCAGGATTAAAGAACAGTTTGTAGTCCCTCTTGTTTATTCTCAGGTTGAACTCGAAGTCGTTTCCGGTCAACATATCCTCATCAAAACCCCCGATTTCCTCGGCGATTTTTTTGTCATAAAGCGCGAAGGCAACAGTTTTGGCAAAATGTGGCTTTTCTTCATACCAAAATGTGCTTGCACCAGAAAGAGGTGAGGAGTAGATTAAAGCTACAAACTTGGCCAGTCTACTTTCATAGAGTTTGATTATTTTACCTCCCACTCCAGCAAGCTTTGGTTCCTTTTCCTTAATTTCCAAAAAAGTTTCAACACTTTTTCTTAAAAAATCTCTTTCAGGATAAGCGTGAGCACCAAAAATTATGAAGAAATCCCCTCTTGCCTCTTGGATTCCTATGTTAAAGGCATAAACCTGTCTTCTCTTCGGATTTTTTTGGTATTTCACAAGCTCTGGATATCTACGTTCAAAATCTCTCACTATCTCTGCGGTTTTATCGGTACTCATTCCATCATACACGAGAATTTCATACCTGTCTTTCGGATAATCTTGATTAACCCATTCCTCGAGGCATTTGCCGATGTATTTTTCCTCGTTGTAAGCGGGAATTATAACCGAGACAAATGGAAGCTCCATTATTTCACCCGATACTTTTTTATTATTGCGCACTTTTTATAAATTGGTGTGGTCAATGACTCAAAAGTATTTCGTTCATCCCCTGGCTGTTGTTGAAGA contains:
- a CDS encoding glycosyltransferase; amino-acid sequence: MRIVMTVTNPFKPDPRVYKEAKSLAKHGHEVYIIAWDREGKYPKEEVIEGFRVIRVGPKAGYGPLMALKLPLFYLNAFRVILKLKPDAIHTHDFDTAVLGFLFKKLKKKVMWVYDVHDLYFTFFSIEGKKSVFEELIKKLDLIMARYPDILIAATQSIGGEHEGLREYYIKHGIFPEKIITIWNVPDLDVFLDYPNLKLRKSKKFTIGFIGGQRTVSNFISLFEAVKDKQNMYNILFVGEGKSTEKLKKLVQKEYPEINVEFVGHVDYKLIPNYYKLCDVIFAWYPPRENVKRGIAIKVFEAAMVGVPSIVNADSLMEDFVEEYRCGVAVKKLESGNLKQVLDLIRNKKIKFNPAKIAKKWNWKNEEKKMVRIYEKTSDNH
- a CDS encoding glycosyltransferase family 2 protein, giving the protein MELPFVSVIIPAYNEEKYIGKCLEEWVNQDYPKDRYEILVYDGMSTDKTAEIVRDFERRYPELVKYQKNPKRRQVYAFNIGIQEARGDFFIIFGAHAYPERDFLRKSVETFLEIKEKEPKLAGVGGKIIKLYESRLAKFVALIYSSPLSGASTFWYEEKPHFAKTVAFALYDKKIAEEIGGFDEDMLTGNDFEFNLRINKRDYKLFFNPEIVSYYFARSTWKGFLKQSFNYGAVKSMAIRKGYFSPLWIFPIGFLGFEMLIPLWSILMWPFILYWLLLFGEGFRLWRRTKNADALALPPVMWLFHNLISFGFIAGLLLGKRAYR